In a genomic window of Mycosarcoma maydis chromosome 5, whole genome shotgun sequence:
- a CDS encoding putative acyl-CoA oxidase, which produces MAPPRYIELPAGLKPAGTPGSELLAYERSKASFDPKALAEYIHGKEFLELQENIVEILSSDPVFDKTSDYYYGRADKFRRAMLKDKRLAQLAAEHGWGQKENAMAEKLADLPGPMGLHKSMFLTTLYNQGSDEQRKAFYEPASKYEIIGCYAQTELGHGSNVQGIETTATWIPESQEWEIHSPTLTASKWWIGGLGRSADHAVVMAQLIIKNKSYGPHPFVVPIRDIKTREMLPGRTIGDIGPKAGYNTTDNGFMLFEHVRIPHFNLLARFSKVEPETGKYLPPPNAKLAYGTLTWVRANIVREASTVLMRAVTIAIRYCAVRRQFADRDAPKFGHDGKPLETQVLDYTMVQIRLFPILAQAFAFHYTSRFMFDLYEQNQANIESGDLSLLADTHASSSGLKSLTTLYASDAIEVCRKACGGHGYSMASGLPDFYANYLPNATWEGDSYMLSQQCTRYLFKTMRGIKSGRGKVDKNITTDYMKRYLENKEEKANIQYSGDLYDPLFFMRAFGHRAAYLTEQTLALRDDAKRSWNSLLVELYRCSKAHSQYLLARNFGMAILKDDKLNSQPALRQIVQKIFLLWACHTMEQESADFLASGYINGQQFHLLGSKVQEIMTELRPNAVAIVDAFAVPDYLLNSALGRSDGNVYEALFDFALREPLNSAKWNVDIHDLETTDFDSDLPRAKL; this is translated from the coding sequence ATGGCTCCACCCCGATACATTGAACTGCCAGCGGGTCTCAAGCCCGCCGGCACCCCTGGcagcgagctgctcgcgtACGAGCGTTCAAAGGCTTCCTTTGACCCCAAGGCTTTGGCAGAGTACATTCACGGCAAGGAGTTTCTCGAGCTACAGGAAAACATTGTCGAGATCCTCAGCTCGGACCCCGTGTTTGACAAGACGTCCGACTACTACTATGGTCGAGCCGACAAGTTCCGCCGTGCCATGCTCAAAGACAAGCGTCTCGCCCAGCTCGCCGCAGAGCACGGCTGGGGTCAGAAAGAAAACGCTATGGCCGAAaagctcgccgatctgCCTGGTCCGATGGGTCTGCACAAGAGCATGTTCTTGACCACGCTCTACAACCAGGGCTCggacgagcagcgcaaggcATTTTACGAGCCCGCGTCCAAATACGAAATCATTGGCTGCTACGCTCAGACCGAGCTCGGACACGGCTCCAACGTGCAGGGAATTGAGACCACCGCTACCTGGATCCCTGAATCGCAAGAGTGGGAGATTCACAGCCCTACGCTGACCGCCAGCAAGTGGTGGATCGGTGGTCTGGGCAGATCTGCTGACCACGCCGTCGTGATGGCTCAGTTGAtcatcaagaacaagagCTACGGCCCACATCCGTTTGTGGTGCCCATCCGTGATATCAAGACGCGTGAGATGCTGCCCGGCCGCACCATCGGCGACATTGGCCCCAAGGCGGGCTACAACACGACCGATAACGGATTTATGCTGTTCGAGCACGTGCGTATCCCGCACTTTAacctgctcgctcgcttctccaAGGTAGAGCCCGAGACGGGAAAGTATCTGCCGCCACCCaacgccaagctcgcctaCGGTACTCTGACGTGGGTGCGAGCCAACATTGTACGCGAAGCGTCGACCGTGCTGATGCGTGCTGTTACGATTGCCATTCGCTACTGCGCTGTGCGAAGACAATTTGCGGACCGCGATGCGCCCAAGTTTGGCCATGATGGCAAGCCTCTGGAGACGCAGGTACTCGACTACACAATGGTGCAGATCCGACTGTTCCCCATTCTGGCGCAGGCGTTTGCGTTTCACTACACTTCGCGTTTCATGTTTGATCTTTACGAGCAAAACCAGGCCAATATTGAGTCGGGCGATCTTTCGTTGCTTGCCGACACGCATGCGTCGAGTTCAGGGCTCAAGTCGTTGACCACGCTGTACGCTAGTGATGCGATCGAGGTCTGTCGAAAGGCGTGCGGTGGACACGGTTACAGCATGGCGTCGGGACTGCCGGATTTCTACGCCAACTACCTGCCCAACGCGACGTGGGAGGGGGACTCGTACATGCTGTCGCAGCAGTGCACCCGCTACCTGTTCAAGACAATGCGCGGCATCAAGAGCGGCCGCGGCAAGGTGGACAAGAACATCACCACCGACTACATGAAGCGATACCTGGAGAACAAGGAGGAAAAGGCCAACATCCAATATAGCGGCGACCTGTACGACCCTCTCTTCTTTATGCGTGCATTTGGCCACCGTGCTGCGTACCTGACTGAACAGACGCTTGCACTGCGTGACGATGCCAAGCGATCGTGGAACTCGTTGCTGGTGGAACTCTACCGATGCTCCAAGGCGCACTCGCAGTACCTGTTGGCTCGCAACTTTGGCATGGCGATTCTCAAGGACGATAAGCTCAACTCGCAACCTGCGTTGCGACAGATTGTGCAAAAGATCTTTTTGCTGTGGGCGTGCCACACAATGGAGCAGGAGTCGGCGGATTTCCTGGCTTCAGGTTACATCAACGGACAGCAGTTCCACTTGCTGGGCAGCAAGGTGCAGGAGATCATGACCGAGCTGCGACCCAACGCTGTGGCAATTGTCGACGCGTTCGCCGTGCCCGACTACCTGTTGAACTCGGCGCTGGGACGATCCGACGGCAACGTTTACGAGGCGCTGTTTGACTTTGCGCTGCGTGAGCCGCTCAACTCGGCCAAGTGGAACGTcgatattcacgatctAGAGACGACAGACTTTGATTCCGACCTGCCTCGTGCCAAGTTGTAA
- a CDS encoding uncharacterized protein (related to lincomycin-condensing protein lmbA) — MTTTRSPFDWSVTDPHHNTEYMRFASRRSTVLSTKGVVASSQPLASSAGIEILNAGGNAADAAVAVAAALNVTEPCNTGIGGDAFCLFYDAEKRTVRAFNGSGRAPQAMTLDMLRSKGVQGVEIPGNSIHSVTVPGAAATWVDTVEKLGSGKLTMQDILAPAIRLAEQGYPVHEGTAYLWARSEKLIKSASPNADEMLYHGRAPRTGELMRMPTLARTLRELATKGKQGFYTGRVAQAIVDVVQSQGGVLELDDLKDHLDRGTEEVEPIKYTYNHPAGARDLAGKEGVTMYECPPNGQGLTTLVALGILDQLQNQGKVGDLAQVKHNSAEYLHALIEALRLAFADTRYHVSDPHHSQHDVAALLLKPEYLAERARLFDPKKASAELEKGSPANTCDTVYFSVTDQYGNACSFINSNYAGFGTGAVPAGCGFTLQNRGAGFTLVDGHPNCVAPRKRPYHTIIPAMATRGDELFLSFGVMGGFMQPQGQLQVLLNILHHGFSIQDALDAPRFCIGAGMVGPEGATSQVYLEHGVDQAVVDELQRMGHQVNVVNGWGRLQFGRGQVIQKVHNDVGKLVWAAGSDPRADGQAIAQV; from the coding sequence ATGACAACCACACGCTCTCCGTTTGACTGGTCGGTCACCGATCCGCACCACAACACCGAGTACATGCGGTTTGCATCGCGTCGTTCCACAGTACTCTCCACCAAAGGTGTCGTCGCATCTTCGCAGCCGCTCGCCTCTTCGGCGGGTATCGAGATTCTCAATGCCGGTGGCAATGCTgcggatgctgctgttgccgtCGCTGCGGCACTCAACGTTACTGAGCCTTGCAATACCGGTATTGGAGGAGACGCATTCTGCCTTTTCTACGATGCCGAAAAACGTACCGTTCGCGCATTCAATGGTTCAGGCCGTGCACCTCAAGCCATgacgctcgacatgctgcGTTCCAAAGGCGTTCAGGGCGTCGAGATTCCTGGTAATAGCATTCATAGCGTCACCGTCCCCGGAGCCGCGGCGACCTGGGTGGATACCGTCGAAAAGCTCGGTAGCGGCAAGCTCACAATGCAGGACATCCTCGCTCCAGCCATTCGACTGGCGGAACAGGGATACCCGGTGCACGAGGGCACCGCATATCTGTGGGCTCGTAGCGAAAAACTCATCAAGAGCGCTTCGCCCAACGCCGACGAAATGCTCTATCATGGCCGCGCACCTCGGACGGGAGAATTGATGCGCATGCCGACGCTAGCACGTACCTTGCGCGAGCTCGCAACGAAGGGCAAACAAGGTTTTTACACGGGACGCGTTGCACAAGCCATTGTCGATGTCGTCCAGTCTCAAGGTGGAGTGctggagctcgacgatctcaaggaccacctcgaccgGGGCACCGAAGAGGTTGAGCCGATCAAGTACACCTACAACCACCCAGCTGGAGCGCGCGACCTGGCGGGCAAGGAGGGCGTCACCATGTACGAGTGCCCACCCAATGGCCAAGGTCTCACCACGCTCGTTGCACTGGGTATCCTTGACCAGCTGCAAAACCAGGGCAAGGTGGGCGACCTCGCTCAAGTCAAGCACAACTCTGCGGAATACCTGCATGCGCTGATCGAAGCATTGCGTCTAGCGTTTGCTGATACTCGATACCATGTGTCGGACCCGCACCACTCGCAACACGATGTCGCAGCTCTTTTGCTCAAGCCTGAGTATCTtgctgagcgagcgcgcTTGTTTGATCCGAAGAAGGCCTCGGCGGAGCTGGAGAAGGGGAGTCCGGCGAATACGTGCGATACCGTCTACTTTTCCGTCACTGATCAGTATGGCAATGCGTGCAGCTTTATCAACTCGAACTATGCTGGGTTTGGAACGGGCGCTGTGCCCGCCGGATGCGGTTTCACGCTGCAGAACCGCGGTGCGGGATTCACGCTCGTGGATGGCCACCCGAACTGCGTTGCTCCGCGCAAGCGTCCGTACCACACCATCATCCCCGCCATGGCTACACGTGGTGacgagctcttcctctcctTTGGCGTCATGGGAGGCTTCATGCAACCGCAAGGTCAGCTTCAGGTGCTGTTGAACATCCTCCACCATGGCTTCTCGATCCAGGACGCTCTCGATGCCCCGCGCTTCTGCATCGGCGCCGGCATGGTCGGTCCAGAAGGCGCCACCTCGCAAGTCTACCTGGAGCACGGCGTTGATCAGGCCGTCGTGGATGAGCTGCAACGCATGGGCCATCAAGTCAACGTCGTGAACGGCTGGGGCAGGTTGCAGTTCGGAAGAGGTCAGGTGATTCAAAAGGTTCACAACGATGTGGGCAAGTTGGTCTGGGCGGCAGGTTCCGATCCGCGTGCGGATGGTCAGGCAATTGCTCAGGTGTGA
- a CDS encoding uncharacterized protein (related to bifunctional polynucleotide phosphatase/kinase): protein MKRAIASQDAVSAKKPKAGSDDEMMLPTRATACASATTSSNGETVERPTQKLASIFEPRTVRSSTTSPNLARSRLTWLEPIGANKTCLHAIYGDPQPTSKIAFFDLDGTLIRPKNNKTFPSKTDEFDFELLFSTRPPGMRSLLERIRQQHLDGYAIVIITNQKQTAYSAKSGLATWKNKMAHIAAAMQVPMRVFAALGDDEYRKPRLGMWTEFLRTNRGVEVDKEKSFFVGDAAGRKKYRDHQDTDLKWALNAGIQFYTPQEYFLGREREYEIPMRPWSPSALKRADATLKGLIAEPEDEMVTVDVSLIDKEASAKSTILGVGHGSHEASEIVLFVGAPASGKTFLFNRVFAPAHYVHVNQDTLRTRDKCLGVVRENIQANRSCVVDNTNRDRATRKHYIDLARSLGVRIRCLYFDVPKHVCVHNNHFRAHHGPTSGQELVRSLLPATAIESWFKDRQPPLRDEGFDAQIIRIVGRWSGDKDVEKRYRMYYH, encoded by the coding sequence ATGAAGCGAGCGATTGCATCACAAGATGCTGTATCAGCGAAAAAGCCGAAAGCAGGCTCGGACGATGAGATGATGCTGCCTACTCGAGCGACGGCTTGTGCTTCTGCCacgacaagctcgaacgGCGAAACAGTCGAGAGGCCAACTCAAAAACTCGCGTCGATCTTCGAACCTCGCACCgttcgcagcagcacaaccTCTCCCAATCTCGCCCGTTCACGCTTAACGTGGCTTGAACCCATCGGCGCGAATAAGACGTGTCTGCATGCCATCTATGGTGACCCACAACCGACGTCTAAGATCGCGTTTTTCGATCTGGACGGCACCCTGATTCGCCCGAAAAATAACAAGACCTTCCCTTCGAAAACCGACGAGTTCGACTTTGAGTTACTCTTCTCCACACGTCCTCCAGGCATGCGCTCTCTCTTGGAACGCATTCGGCAGCAACATCTCGATGGCTATGCGATTGTGATCATCACCAATCAGAAACAGACGGCGTATTCGGCCAAGTCCGGATTGGCAACGTGGAAGAACAAGATGGCGCATatcgcagcagcgatgcagGTGCCGATGCGCGTGTTTGCTGCATTGGGCGATGATGAGTATCGGAAACCGAGGTTGGGTATGTGGACCGAGTTTTTGCGGACGAATCGAGGGGTCGAGGTGGACAAGGAGAAAAGCTTTTTCGTGGGAGATGCGGCGGGGAGGAAGAAGTACCGCGATCATCAGGACACAGATCTGAAATGGGCGTTGAATGCTGGTATTCAATTCTACACGCCGCAAGAGTATTTCTTGGGGCGCGAAAGGGAGTACGAGATTCCGATGAGGCCTTGGAGTCCGTCGGCGTTGAAACGTGCTGATGCGACATTGAAAGGGTTAATTGCCGAGCCAgaggacgagatggtgaCTGTGGACGTGTCGCTGATCGACAAGGAGGCGAGTGCTAAAAGTACGATTCTCGGCGTCGGTCATGGTTCGCATGAAGCTTCAGAGATCGTGCTGTTCGTCGGTGCACCAGCATCCGGCAAGACGTTTCTGTTCAACCGAGTGTTTGCACCTGCTCACTATGTGCATGTCAACCAAGACACGCTTCGGACCCGAGACAAATGCCTCGGCGTGGTTCGCGAGAACATCCAAGCCAATCGATCGTGCGTTGTCGACAATACGAATCGCGACCGTGCAACGCGCAAGCATTACATCGATCTCGCCAGGAGCCTCGGTGTGCGTATCCGGTGTCTCTACTTTGACGTCCCCAAACACGTGTGTGTGCACAACAACCACTTTCGCGCACACCACGGACCGACAAGTGGCCAAGAGCTCGTGCGCTCCTTGTTGCCCGCTACCGCCATCGAAAGCTGGTTCAAGGATCGTCAGCCTCCCTTGCGCGACGAGGGCTTCGACGCACAGATCATCAGGATCGTTGGGCGCTGGAGTGGTGACAAAGATGTCGAGAAGAGATATCGCATGTATTACCACTGA
- a CDS encoding uncharacterized protein (related to trehalase precursor), translating to MRFAAFTSLAALVPALTLVAAQDGSAISATSVVSGVASSASVTGAASSVTSAASSTITSASGTGTSDSAASSASVNPLTEKPPAAVPSATGSPTGFIPTGALPPSQDLCSSPIYCPGPLLQAVQLAGIFEDSKTFVDKPTSKPESEVVDNFNRLGGGNTSNITYQEIVQFVQDNFVAEGVELVPADLGDEFVEDPEFLTRVEDEVVRDWLKQVHSYWELLARTTNSSSPSGAQCDGCVSSFIPFNESRVFVIPGGRFRELYYWDTFFVIEGLITSQLQSVVKAILENFGDLIDRLGFIPNGNRIYYENRSQPPFFALMVDKYIEAYNDTSVLERFLPLLEREMWFWKNNRTIEFTSPFTNNTHNVTHYKVDTSAPRPESYLEDYKTVQDAGESGLELNDTQKATLYSNIAAGAESGSDYSAARWSSRPTINLSDTIPAQRFLETAAQLPVDLNAILFACEQKLSAFYKISSNQTQVNATRANYWAQQAQARKEAILDLFWDPSKRFFYDFNTTLGDRAPFFTPAGFFPLWAKILPQEFVNESISIDQRRQNLQGVFSGLRYIIDRFNGTLPASLVTTGQQWDFANAWPPHTYIALEALRNVPDILGAGAQLAAENGSFALIPMHNGTNQLGQTQDSLPVQGLENQPGSAINETLAGATDPNNAAVELKPALNTGNTTSGESWRDELVRELANRYVASALCSWRATGGKLNTTDPAFQPVADDVLTANGLNASTAIGNMFEKFNASDINAAGSGGEYVVQTGFGWTNGVAIWLGGQLGANLTRPDCPPVIAQNTTPAEA from the coding sequence ATGCGTTTCGCAGCTTTCACGTCGCTGGCTGCGCTTGTGCCCGCTTTGACGCTCGTCGCAGCACAGGATGGCTCCGCCATCTCGGCGACTTCTGTGGTCAGCGGCGTAGCCTCGAGTGCTAGCGTTACTGGTGCAGCTTCTTCCGTCACCAGCGCGGCTTcgtccaccatcaccaGCGCTTCCGGAACTGGTACTTCTGATTCAGCTGCTTCCAGTGCTTCTGTCAACCCGTTGACCGAAAAGCCTCCGGCAGCTGTGCCCTCAGCCACGGGCAGCCCCACCGGTTTCATCCCCACAGGCGCTCTTCCGCCTTCGCAGGATCTTTGCTCGTCGCCCATCTACTGCCCTGGTCCTCTTCTCCAGGCGGTGCAGCTCGCGGGTATCTTTGAGGACAGCAAGACGTTTGTCGACAAGCCGACCTCCAAGCCCGAATCCGAAGTCGTCGACAACTTCAACCGCTTGGGTGGCGGTAATACCAGCAACATTACGTATCAGGAGATCGTGCAGTTTGTCCAAGACAACTTTGTTGCAGAAGGTGTCGAGCTGGTACCTGCCGACCTGGGTGACGAATTCGTCGAAGACCCCGAATTTTTGACGCGAGTCGAGGACGAAGTGGTCCGCGACTGGCTCAAGCAGGTTCACAGCTACTGGGAGCTGCTTGCCCGTACAACCAATTCGTCCAGCCCTTCAGGAGCGCAGTGCGATGGCTGTGTGTCTTCGTTCATCCCTTTCAACGAGAGCCGTGTGTTTGTGATTCCAGGAGGCCGTTTCCGCGAGCTCTACTACTGGGACACTTTTTTCGTCATCGAGGGCTTGATCAcctcgcagctgcagtcaGTCGTCAAGGCGATCCTTGAAAACTTTGGTGATCTCATCGACAGGCTCGGCTTCATCCCCAATGGCAACCGTATCTACTATGAGAACCGGTCGCAACCGCCCTTCTTTGCTCTAATGGTGGACAAGTACATCGAGGCCTACAACGACACGTCGGTACTCGAGCGTTTCTTGCCACTGCTCGAGCGTGAAATGTGGTTCTGGAAAAACAATCGAACCATCGAATTCACGTCTCCTTTCACCAACAACACGCACAACGTAACTCACTACAAGGTCGATACTTCGGCGCCACGTCCAGAGAGCTACTTGGAAGACTACAAGACAGTCCAAGACGCTGGCGAGTCGGGTCTCGAGCTCAATGATACGCAGAAGGCTACGCTTTACTCCAACATTGCGGCAGGTGCAGAGAGCGGCAGCGACTactctgctgctcgttggTCATCTCGGCCCACGATCAACTTGAGCGATACGATTCCCGCTCAGCGTTTCCTGGAAACGGCTGCGCAGCTTCCGGTGGATCTGAATGCCATCTTGTTCGCATGTGAACAGAAGCTCTCGGCTTTCTACAAGATCTCTAGCAACCAGACTCAGGTCAATGCTACGCGTGCCAATTACTGGGCACAGCAGGCTCAGGCACGCAAGGAAGCCATCCTTGACCTCTTCTGGGACCCCAGCAAGAGATTCTTCTACGACTTCAACACCACGCTGGGTGATCGCGCACCCTTCTTTACTCCGGCCGGTTTCTTCCCGCTCTGGGCAAAGATCCTGCCACAGGAGTTCGTCAATGAGTcgatcagcatcgatcAGCGCAGACAGAATCTGCAGGGAGTGTTTTCTGGACTGCGCTACATCATCGACCGCTTTAATGGCACGCTTCCCGCTTCGCTCGTCACGACGGGTCAGCAGTGGGACTTTGCCAACGCCTGGCCACCTCACACGTACATCGCACTTGAAGCGCTTCGAAATGTGCCGGACATActcggtgctggtgctcaACTTGCTGCCGAGAACGGAAGCTTTGCGTTGATCCCGATGCACAACGGTACGAACCAGCTCGGTCAGACACAGGACAGCCTTCCGGTTCAAGGACTCGAGAACCAGCCTGGTAGCGCGATCAACGAGACGCTAGCTGGTGCTACGGATCCCAACAACGCTGCTGTGGAGCTCAAGCCCGCTTTGAACACGGGCAATACGACCAGTGGCGAGAGCTGGCGCGACGAGTTGGTGCGCGAACTCGCCAATCGATACGTCGCCTCGGCCCTTTGCTCGTGGAGGGCCACAGGTGGAAAACTCAACACTACCGATCCCGCGTTCCAGCCGGTTGCGGATGACGTGCTTACCGCCAACGGCCTGAATGCTTCCACCGCGATCGGTAACATGTTTGAGAAGTTCAATGCCTCGGACATCAATGCTGCCGGGTCCGGTGGAGAGTACGTGGTCCAGACAGGCTTCGGCTGGACCAACGGAGTGGCCATCTGGTTGGGAGGTCAGCTGGGCGCCAACCTGACTAGACCCGATTGCCCTCCCGTAATCGCACAGAACACTACCCCTGCTGAAGCATAG